The Corynebacterium coyleae genome segment ACTCGACCGTGCAGTGGCTGAGTACCAGAAGGCGCAGTAACGGGTTATAGTTATCCCGTCCCCCCAGGACCAGGTGCATCGCGCGAAGTGGGCGCGCGATGCACCATTTTTGTATCTAGCATGGTGTTCACAACCAACTCTTTGAGAGAAAGGCTGGATAGACCATGGGACGTTTTGACGGAAAAGTAGCGCTTGTGACCGGTGGTGCATCGGGAATGGGCGCAGCAGACTGCAAACTCTTCGTCGAAGAAGGCGCAAAGGTTGTCATCGCTGACCTCAACGAAGAGATCGGCGGGGAACTGGCAAACGAGCTCGGCGACAACGCAATTTTTGTGAAGCTCAACGTTGCCGACGAACAGGACTGGAAGGACGCCATCGCGGCGACGAACGAGGCGTTCGGCCGCCTGGACATCTTGGTGAACAACGCCGGCATCCTTCAGATGACGGGCGTGGAGGACACCACCCTGGAGCAGTTCCAGAAGATCATGGCCGTCAACGTGGACGGCGTGTTCTTGGGCATGAAGTACGCCATCCCGGAGATCCGTAAGCAGGGCGGCGGCGCGATCATCAACATGTCGTCCACCGCGGGCCTGGAAGGCCAAGTCAGTGCGACCGGCTACGTGGCATCCAAGTGGGCAGTGCGCGGCATGACCAAGACGGTCGCCGCCGACGTTGCCGACGAGAACATCCGCATCAACTCCGTCCACCCGGGCGCGATTGCAACCCCGATGACGGCAGATTCCCTTGTAGAGGGTGCACCGCTTCCGCTCGCGGCAGCGAACCGTCCGGGCCGCGCCGAGGAGGTTGCGAAGACGGTGCTGTTCCTCGCGTCCGACGACGCGTCCTACATCAACGGCGCAGAGATTGCTGTCGACGGCGGCCTGACCCTGGGCGCCTCGAAGCACATCTATGGCATCCTCGGCCAGCTCGCTGCCCAGCAGTAACGGCAGTAGCAGCGGTAGTGGCAGTAGTAGGGAAGCCCCGATAATTGGATCGCACCAAACCGTTGTGAACAGGCGGTTTGGTGCTCTCTGTCGGTGTATGTATAGTAAGTCCACGTTGCCGGTTACGGCGACAGGCGAAAATCACATATTGCGCCCGACGCGGGGTGGAGCAGCTCGGTAGCTCGCTGGGCTCATAACCCAGAGGTCGTAGGTTCGAATCCTGCCCCCGCTACCAACTTCCAAGCCCCTACCAGGAGAAACACTGGTAGGGGCTTTAGTTATTTCTCTTAAGGCGCACGTCCTGGGACTCAAATCGGGACTTTAGCGATGGCATTTTGTCACTTAAGCCGGTTTGGAAGTGATGGGGTTAAGTGACAATTTTCG includes the following:
- a CDS encoding glucose 1-dehydrogenase, with the translated sequence MGRFDGKVALVTGGASGMGAADCKLFVEEGAKVVIADLNEEIGGELANELGDNAIFVKLNVADEQDWKDAIAATNEAFGRLDILVNNAGILQMTGVEDTTLEQFQKIMAVNVDGVFLGMKYAIPEIRKQGGGAIINMSSTAGLEGQVSATGYVASKWAVRGMTKTVAADVADENIRINSVHPGAIATPMTADSLVEGAPLPLAAANRPGRAEEVAKTVLFLASDDASYINGAEIAVDGGLTLGASKHIYGILGQLAAQQ